A genomic segment from Pelobates fuscus isolate aPelFus1 chromosome 7, aPelFus1.pri, whole genome shotgun sequence encodes:
- the LOC134568401 gene encoding ubiquinol-cytochrome c reductase complex assembly factor 5, producing MADRSKLHALFALVPGKQRFGIYRFLPFFVVLGGAMEWFMINVRIGKETFYDVYRRKQSERQQEWKVEENLIEETPK from the exons ATGGCAGATAGAAGCAAATTACATGCCCTGTTTGCTCTAGTCCCAGGGAAACAGCGATTTGGCATTTACCGATTCCTTCCTTTTTTCGTTGTACTTGGCGGTGCCATGGAATGGTTCATGATTAATGTTCGAATTGGCAAGGAGACATTTT ATGATGTTTACAGAAGAAAACAATCAGAGCGACAGCAGGAGTGGAAAGTAGAAGAGAATTTGATCGAAGAGACTCCAAAATAA